A single region of the Hyphomicrobiales bacterium genome encodes:
- a CDS encoding FkbM family methyltransferase, translating to MNKLALKEHVKALALQVPPVRRLFLQRDEAMARLADIEARHARIIPDCGKVAFAHWGEDAVIDYLFRDRPLGRYLDIGCFHPDLYSNTRLLHAKGWSGVNVDPNPFMIEQFRERRPNDINLNMAVARERGCLDFFVFHEWGSSNTLSPDFSAKITESQKVQVQRRIPTKVVTLADVMEDNFAQSPPDFMNVDVESLDLEVIQSNNWEKFRPTIVAVEDFDFDFANPEMSPIFVFMKSVEYKMISRTIYTSFFSEQAFRLG from the coding sequence ATGAATAAATTGGCACTGAAAGAGCACGTAAAAGCGCTTGCCTTGCAGGTTCCACCTGTCAGGAGGCTCTTCCTGCAGCGCGACGAGGCAATGGCGCGTCTGGCGGACATTGAGGCGCGACACGCGCGGATCATACCCGATTGCGGCAAAGTGGCCTTCGCCCACTGGGGCGAAGATGCCGTCATCGACTATTTGTTCCGAGATCGACCATTAGGGCGCTATCTCGATATCGGTTGCTTCCATCCCGACCTGTATTCGAATACCCGCCTTCTCCACGCGAAGGGATGGAGCGGCGTGAATGTCGATCCCAATCCCTTCATGATCGAGCAGTTTCGTGAACGTCGTCCGAACGACATCAACTTGAACATGGCTGTTGCGCGGGAGCGCGGCTGTCTTGATTTTTTTGTGTTCCACGAATGGGGATCCAGCAATACGCTCTCTCCGGATTTCTCCGCCAAGATCACCGAAAGCCAGAAGGTCCAGGTGCAGCGTCGCATCCCTACAAAGGTTGTTACGCTTGCCGACGTGATGGAGGACAATTTTGCGCAAAGCCCTCCCGATTTTATGAATGTCGATGTCGAAAGCCTCGATCTGGAAGTCATTCAATCCAATAATTGGGAAAAATTCCGCCCAACGATCGTCGCGGTCGAAGATTTTGACTTTGATTTCGCCAATCCGGAGATGTCACCGATTTTTGTATTTATGAAATCGGTCGAGTATAAAATGATTTCTCGGACGATCTATACCAGCTTCTTCAGCGAGCAGGCCTTCCGCCTCGGCTGA
- a CDS encoding Histidine kinase, producing the protein MRRKLFSTLPPRSIATRLLWSGGLLSIIILAIAGSVLSTLYRQTTEGGFDERLNVYLTDLVSDLAIPGPFDRKEIAVTAEPRFDLPLSGWYWQVARLAGDAEIRTSRSLFGGQLAELPTVSGDAPGAIRKAYIAGPDERQLRTIERVIDLGEEGSYRVTVAAPADEIDAETRRFGITLAVTFVSLGLALAIITLLQVRFGLRPLVRLRSAVGDVWRGDAARIEGSFPKDIAPLADELNMLIEANREILERARTHVGNLAHALKTPLSVILNEADANGGQLADTVRMQAAIMRDQVNYHLDRARAAALAGALGSITEVVPVIEGLQRALERIYRQRDIAITITVPAGIRFRGERQDFEAMVGNLMDNACKWAEAQVEVRAELETSGERSLLVVTIDDDGPGLITEARSEVLRRGSRLDESKPGSGLGLAIVVELAGLYDGSLKLEDAPLGGLRAVLTLPAT; encoded by the coding sequence ATGCGACGCAAGCTCTTCTCGACGCTTCCCCCACGCTCCATCGCAACACGCTTGCTGTGGTCCGGCGGGCTGCTGAGCATCATCATTCTTGCAATCGCGGGATCAGTTTTATCGACGCTCTATCGCCAGACGACGGAAGGCGGTTTCGACGAGCGCCTCAACGTCTATTTGACCGATCTCGTCTCGGATCTCGCTATTCCCGGGCCGTTTGATCGCAAGGAGATCGCCGTTACAGCCGAGCCGCGCTTCGATTTGCCCCTGTCTGGCTGGTACTGGCAGGTCGCCCGTCTGGCAGGGGATGCGGAGATCCGCACGTCGCGTTCGCTGTTCGGCGGGCAACTCGCAGAACTGCCCACCGTTTCCGGTGATGCGCCTGGCGCTATCCGCAAGGCTTATATCGCCGGTCCGGACGAACGGCAGCTGCGCACCATCGAGCGGGTCATTGATCTCGGGGAGGAAGGCAGTTACCGCGTCACGGTCGCCGCACCGGCTGACGAGATCGATGCGGAGACGCGGCGTTTCGGGATTACCTTGGCGGTCACTTTCGTCTCCCTCGGCCTGGCTCTGGCGATCATCACCTTGCTCCAGGTCCGCTTTGGCTTGCGCCCCCTGGTGCGGTTGCGCAGTGCGGTCGGAGATGTATGGCGTGGTGATGCGGCCCGCATAGAGGGGAGCTTTCCAAAGGACATCGCTCCCTTGGCTGACGAACTCAATATGTTGATTGAAGCCAACCGTGAGATCTTGGAGCGCGCTCGCACTCATGTGGGAAACCTTGCGCACGCGCTGAAAACGCCGCTCAGCGTTATCCTGAACGAGGCTGACGCCAATGGCGGCCAGTTGGCGGACACGGTACGCATGCAGGCCGCCATCATGCGCGATCAGGTGAACTACCATCTTGATCGTGCCCGCGCTGCGGCCCTCGCCGGCGCTCTTGGATCAATCACCGAGGTTGTGCCTGTCATCGAGGGCTTGCAACGAGCGCTGGAGCGCATCTACCGGCAGCGCGATATCGCCATCACCATCACCGTTCCGGCCGGCATTCGCTTTCGCGGTGAGAGGCAGGATTTTGAGGCGATGGTCGGCAATCTCATGGACAACGCCTGCAAATGGGCGGAAGCGCAAGTCGAAGTCCGAGCCGAGCTGGAGACCAGCGGTGAGCGTTCGCTACTCGTTGTGACTATCGACGATGATGGCCCGGGACTGATAACCGAGGCGCGATCCGAGGTCCTGCGACGTGGCAGCCGGCTGGACGAGTCGAAGCCGGGCTCGGGACTGGGCCTTGCGATCGTGGTGGAACTCGCTGGCCTTTATGATGGCTCGCTCAAGCTGGAGGATGCCCCGCTCGGTGGACTACGCGCGGTGCTGACCCTTCCAGCCACCTGA